In Rahnella variigena, one DNA window encodes the following:
- a CDS encoding glycoside-pentoside-hexuronide (GPH):cation symporter, whose protein sequence is MKEGALSFKEKVAYGMGDAGCNMIGGAIMLFLNYFYTDVFGLAPALVGILLLSVRVIDAVTDPIMGAIADRTTTRWGRFRPYLLWVSVPYVLFSVLMFTTPEWSYNSKVIYAFVTYFLMSLTYTAINIPYCSLGGVITADPHERVACQSYRFFMVGIATLILSSTLLPMADFFGGADKAKGYQMSMGVMAIIALFMFLFCFSSVKERIQPAVPSKHALKSDLKDVWKNDQWVRILLLTFCNVCPGFIRMAATMYYVTWVMEKSTSFASMFISLGVVGMMIGSALAKPLTDKYCKLKVFFWANIILTIFSCGFYFLDPHATTLILVAYFILNIMHQLPSPLHWSLMADVDDYGEWKTGKRVTGISFSGNLFFLKCGLAVAGAMVGFLLSAYGYNAGAAQQSDHAINGIMLLFTIIPGVGYLITAGVVRLLKVDRETMRTIQADLEIRRRNYRELNEYHDAKNAQDADIASVSLNSKELKHE, encoded by the coding sequence ATGAAGGAAGGCGCGCTGTCGTTCAAAGAGAAAGTGGCGTACGGCATGGGGGATGCGGGGTGCAATATGATTGGCGGCGCCATCATGCTGTTTCTTAATTATTTTTATACGGACGTTTTCGGATTAGCCCCGGCGCTGGTCGGCATACTGCTGCTCTCCGTGCGCGTTATTGACGCCGTCACCGACCCGATTATGGGCGCGATTGCCGACCGTACCACCACCCGCTGGGGACGATTCCGCCCGTATTTGTTATGGGTTTCGGTGCCGTATGTTCTTTTCAGCGTGCTGATGTTCACCACGCCGGAATGGAGCTACAACAGCAAGGTTATCTATGCTTTTGTGACTTACTTCCTGATGTCCCTGACTTACACAGCCATTAACATTCCTTATTGCTCGCTCGGTGGCGTCATTACTGCCGATCCGCACGAACGTGTTGCCTGCCAGTCTTACCGCTTCTTTATGGTGGGCATCGCAACACTTATTTTGTCTTCCACCCTGCTGCCAATGGCAGATTTTTTCGGTGGCGCGGACAAAGCCAAGGGTTACCAGATGTCGATGGGCGTAATGGCGATCATCGCGCTGTTTATGTTCCTGTTCTGCTTCAGCTCAGTGAAAGAACGTATCCAGCCAGCGGTGCCGTCTAAACATGCCTTAAAATCTGACCTGAAAGATGTCTGGAAAAATGACCAGTGGGTGCGCATCCTGCTGCTGACGTTCTGTAACGTGTGTCCGGGCTTCATTCGTATGGCAGCCACCATGTATTACGTCACCTGGGTCATGGAAAAATCCACGTCATTTGCCAGTATGTTTATCAGCCTCGGTGTGGTCGGCATGATGATCGGCAGCGCGCTGGCAAAACCGCTGACCGATAAATACTGCAAACTGAAAGTGTTCTTCTGGGCCAACATTATCCTGACCATTTTCTCCTGCGGCTTCTATTTCCTCGATCCGCACGCGACAACGCTGATTCTTGTGGCGTACTTCATCCTGAACATCATGCATCAGCTCCCTTCCCCGCTGCACTGGTCGCTGATGGCCGATGTGGATGATTACGGCGAATGGAAAACCGGTAAACGCGTGACCGGCATCAGCTTCTCCGGCAACCTGTTCTTCCTCAAATGCGGGCTGGCGGTAGCCGGTGCAATGGTCGGATTCCTGTTGTCAGCTTATGGCTACAATGCCGGAGCAGCGCAGCAAAGTGATCACGCAATCAACGGAATTATGCTGCTGTTCACCATCATTCCGGGCGTGGGATATCTGATTACTGCCGGTGTGGTGCGCTTACTGAAAGTGGATCGCGAAACCATGCGTACCATTCAGGCTGATCTCGAAATTCGCCGCCGTAATTACCGCGAACTGAATGAATATCACGATGCGAAAAATGCACAGGACGCGGATATCGCCAGCGTCTCACTGAACAGCAAGGAGCTGAAACATGAGTAA
- the aroP gene encoding aromatic amino acid transporter AroP — protein sequence MVEQQQGDELKRGLKNRHIQLIALGGAVGTGLFLGSASVIQSAGPGIILGYAIAGFIAFLIMRQLGEMVVEEPVAGSFSHFAYKYWGGFAGFASGWNYWVLYVLVAMAELTAVGKYIQFWWPEIPTWVSAAAFFVLINAINLTNVKVFGEMEFWFAIIKVVAVVAMILFGGWLLFSDTAGPQATVRNLWEQGGFLPHGMTGLVMMMAIIMFSFGGLELVGITAAEADNPEVSIPKATNQVIYRILIFYVGSLAVLLSLMPWTRVGPDTSPFVLIFHELGDALVANALNVVILTAALSVYNSCVYCNSRMLFGLAQQGNAPRSLMKVDKRGVPVTSILVSAATTALCVLINYLMPAEAFGLLMALVVSALVINWAMISLAHIKFRQAKRREGVEPKFKALLYPVGNYICLLFMAAILVIMAITPGMAISVWLIPVWLVVLGIGYWIKNQQSGKSVNA from the coding sequence ATGGTTGAACAACAACAAGGCGATGAGCTGAAGCGTGGTCTCAAAAACCGCCATATTCAGCTGATTGCACTAGGTGGGGCCGTCGGTACAGGGCTGTTTCTGGGCAGCGCTTCCGTCATTCAGTCTGCGGGGCCGGGGATTATTCTTGGCTACGCAATTGCAGGTTTTATTGCCTTTTTAATCATGCGCCAGTTAGGTGAAATGGTTGTTGAGGAGCCGGTTGCGGGCTCATTCAGCCACTTTGCTTACAAATACTGGGGTGGGTTCGCAGGCTTTGCTTCTGGCTGGAACTACTGGGTTCTGTACGTGCTGGTGGCGATGGCAGAACTGACCGCAGTCGGTAAATACATTCAATTCTGGTGGCCGGAAATTCCTACCTGGGTTTCTGCGGCGGCCTTCTTCGTGCTGATCAACGCCATCAACCTGACTAACGTTAAAGTCTTCGGTGAGATGGAATTCTGGTTTGCGATCATCAAAGTGGTTGCGGTTGTGGCGATGATCCTGTTCGGCGGCTGGTTGCTGTTCAGCGACACTGCCGGTCCGCAGGCAACAGTACGTAACCTGTGGGAGCAAGGCGGATTCCTGCCGCATGGTATGACCGGGCTGGTGATGATGATGGCCATCATTATGTTCTCGTTCGGTGGCCTGGAGCTGGTGGGGATTACAGCGGCAGAAGCCGATAATCCTGAAGTCAGCATTCCTAAAGCGACCAACCAGGTTATCTACCGCATCCTGATTTTCTATGTGGGCTCACTGGCCGTGCTGCTTTCCCTGATGCCGTGGACTCGCGTCGGGCCGGACACCAGTCCGTTCGTCCTTATCTTCCATGAACTGGGTGATGCACTGGTTGCCAACGCACTGAACGTGGTGATCCTGACTGCCGCGCTGTCGGTCTACAACAGCTGTGTTTACTGTAACAGCCGCATGTTGTTTGGTCTGGCGCAGCAAGGCAACGCACCGAGATCCCTGATGAAAGTGGACAAACGCGGCGTGCCGGTGACGTCTATCCTTGTCTCTGCGGCCACTACTGCCCTGTGTGTTCTGATTAACTACCTGATGCCAGCCGAAGCATTTGGTCTGCTGATGGCGCTGGTGGTTTCTGCACTGGTGATCAACTGGGCGATGATCAGCCTGGCACACATTAAATTCCGTCAGGCGAAGCGTCGTGAAGGCGTGGAACCTAAGTTTAAAGCGCTGCTGTATCCGGTGGGTAACTACATCTGCCTGCTGTTTATGGCGGCAATTCTGGTGATCATGGCGATTACTCCGGGCATGGCGATCTCCGTATGGCTGATCCCTGTCTGGCTGGTGGTTCTGGGCATTGGTTACTGGATCAAGAATCAGCAAAGCGGGAAGTCCGTTAACGCTTAA
- the pdhR gene encoding pyruvate dehydrogenase complex transcriptional repressor PdhR, giving the protein MAYSKIRQPKLSDVIEQQLEFLILEGTLRPGEKLPPERELAKQFDVSRPSLREAIQSLEGKGLLLRRQGGGTFVQSNLWQSVSDPLAELLADHPESQFDLLETRHALEGIAAYYAALRGTEEDLQRIRDCHVVIQTAQDSGDLDAEADAVMQYQVAVTEAAHNVVLLHLVRCMGPMLEKNVRQNFELLYSRREMLAMVSNHRASIFEAIVAREPEKARAASHRHLAFIEEVLLDLSREHTRRDRSLRRLQQRKDES; this is encoded by the coding sequence ATGGCTTACAGCAAAATCCGACAGCCTAAGTTATCCGATGTGATCGAGCAGCAACTTGAGTTCCTGATCCTCGAAGGCACTTTGAGACCCGGGGAAAAGCTTCCGCCAGAGCGCGAACTGGCCAAACAGTTTGATGTATCGCGACCTTCTCTCAGAGAGGCAATCCAAAGCCTGGAAGGGAAGGGGCTACTCCTGCGCCGTCAGGGTGGTGGCACTTTCGTACAAAGTAACTTATGGCAAAGCGTGAGTGACCCGCTGGCTGAGTTACTGGCCGACCATCCTGAATCACAATTCGATCTCCTTGAAACACGTCATGCCCTTGAAGGGATCGCTGCCTATTACGCGGCGCTTCGTGGCACAGAGGAGGATTTGCAGCGCATTCGTGATTGTCACGTGGTCATTCAGACCGCACAAGACAGCGGGGACCTGGACGCAGAAGCCGACGCGGTAATGCAGTATCAGGTTGCTGTAACAGAAGCAGCGCATAATGTGGTGCTGCTGCATCTGGTTCGCTGTATGGGACCGATGCTCGAGAAAAATGTTCGACAGAACTTTGAATTGCTTTACTCCCGCCGCGAAATGCTGGCGATGGTAAGCAACCACCGCGCCAGTATTTTCGAGGCGATTGTTGCACGGGAACCAGAAAAAGCGCGTGCCGCATCTCACCGTCACCTGGCGTTCATTGAAGAAGTTTTGCTGGATCTCAGCAGGGAACACACCCGGCGGGATCGGTCTTTACGACGGCTCCAGCAACGAAAAGATGAAAGTTAA
- the aceE gene encoding pyruvate dehydrogenase (acetyl-transferring), homodimeric type has translation MSERVNNDVDPIETRDWLQAIESVIREEGVERAQFLIDQVLSEARKGGVSVAAGAASRNYVNTIAVEDEPEYPGNLELERNIRTAIRWNAIMTVLRASKKDLELGGHMASFQSSATVYEVCFNHFFRARNEKDGGDLVYFQGHISPGVYARAFLEGRLTEDQMNNFRQEVHGKGLSSYPHPKLMPEFWQFPTVSMGLGPIGAIYQAKFLKYLEHRGLKDTSAQRVYAFLGDGEMDEPESKGAITIATREKLDNLCFIINCNLQRLDGPVTGNGKIINELDGIFAGAGWNVIKVIWGNRWDELLRKDTSGKLIQLMNETVDGDYQTFKSRDGKYVREHFFGKYPETAALVKDMTDDEIWALNRGGHDPKKVFAALNKAQNTKGQPTVILAHTIKGYGMGDAAEGKNIAHQVKKMNMDGVRYIRDRFSVPVTDENLEKLPYITLEKDSAEYKYLHERRAALKGYLPTRLPNFTQKLEMPKLEDFSQLLEEQKKEISTTIAFVRALNVMLKNDSIKDRLVPIIADEARTFGMEGLFRQIGIYSPNGQQYTPQDREQVAYYKEDEKGQILQEGINELGAASSWLAAATSYSTNDLPMIPFYIYYSMFGFQRIGDLCWAAGDQQARGFLIGGTSGRTTLNGEGLQHEDGHSHIQSLTIPNCISYDPSYAYEVAVIMHDGLVRMYGEAQENIYYYITTLNENYHMPAMPEGAEEGIRKGIYKLDTLEGSKGKVQLLGSGSILRHVREAAEILSKDYGVGSDVYSVTSFTELARDGQDCERWNMLHPTETPRVPYIAQVMSDAPAVASTDYMKLFAEQVRTYVPASDYRVLGTDGFGRSDSRENLRHHFEVDASYVVVAALGELAKRGEIETSVVAEAIKKFDINPEKVNPRLA, from the coding sequence ATGTCAGAACGTGTAAATAATGACGTGGATCCGATCGAAACTCGCGACTGGCTACAAGCGATCGAATCGGTCATCCGTGAAGAAGGTGTTGAGCGTGCACAGTTCCTGATCGACCAGGTTCTCAGTGAAGCGCGTAAGGGCGGCGTGAGCGTCGCTGCTGGTGCAGCCAGCCGTAACTACGTCAATACCATCGCTGTTGAAGACGAACCTGAATACCCGGGTAACCTGGAGCTGGAACGTAACATTCGTACCGCTATCCGCTGGAACGCCATCATGACCGTTCTGCGTGCGTCCAAGAAAGACCTGGAACTCGGCGGCCACATGGCGTCCTTCCAGTCTTCAGCGACCGTGTACGAAGTGTGCTTCAACCACTTCTTCCGTGCGCGCAACGAGAAAGACGGCGGCGATCTGGTGTACTTCCAGGGCCACATCTCTCCGGGCGTGTATGCGCGTGCTTTCCTTGAAGGCCGCCTGACTGAAGACCAGATGAACAATTTCCGTCAGGAAGTTCACGGTAAAGGTCTGTCGTCTTATCCGCACCCTAAACTGATGCCTGAATTCTGGCAGTTCCCGACCGTATCCATGGGTCTGGGCCCGATCGGTGCAATCTACCAGGCTAAGTTCTTGAAATATCTGGAACACCGTGGCCTGAAAGACACGTCCGCACAGCGCGTTTACGCGTTCCTGGGCGACGGTGAAATGGACGAACCAGAATCCAAAGGTGCGATCACCATCGCGACCCGTGAGAAACTGGACAACCTGTGCTTCATCATCAACTGTAACCTGCAGCGTCTTGATGGCCCTGTCACCGGTAACGGAAAAATCATCAACGAACTGGACGGCATCTTTGCAGGCGCTGGCTGGAACGTGATCAAAGTCATCTGGGGCAACCGTTGGGATGAACTGCTGCGTAAAGACACCAGCGGTAAACTGATCCAGCTGATGAACGAAACCGTGGATGGCGACTACCAGACCTTCAAGTCCCGTGACGGCAAATACGTTCGTGAGCACTTCTTCGGCAAATACCCTGAAACCGCTGCGCTGGTCAAAGATATGACCGACGACGAAATCTGGGCGCTGAACCGTGGTGGTCATGATCCGAAGAAAGTCTTCGCTGCACTGAACAAAGCACAGAACACCAAAGGCCAGCCGACCGTTATCCTTGCGCATACCATTAAAGGTTATGGCATGGGCGACGCTGCCGAAGGTAAAAACATTGCTCACCAGGTGAAGAAAATGAACATGGATGGCGTTCGCTATATCCGTGATCGCTTCAGCGTGCCAGTTACCGATGAAAATCTGGAAAAACTGCCGTACATCACTCTGGAAAAAGACTCTGCAGAATACAAATACCTGCATGAGCGTCGTGCCGCGCTGAAAGGCTACCTGCCGACTCGTCTGCCAAACTTCACTCAGAAGCTGGAAATGCCGAAACTGGAAGACTTCTCACAACTGCTGGAAGAGCAGAAGAAAGAGATCTCTACCACTATCGCTTTCGTCCGTGCCCTGAACGTGATGCTGAAAAACGACTCCATTAAAGACCGTCTGGTCCCGATCATCGCCGACGAAGCGCGTACATTCGGTATGGAAGGTCTGTTCCGTCAGATTGGTATTTACAGCCCGAACGGCCAGCAGTACACCCCGCAGGACCGTGAGCAGGTTGCTTACTATAAAGAAGACGAGAAAGGTCAGATCCTGCAGGAAGGTATTAACGAACTGGGCGCCGCGTCTTCATGGCTGGCCGCAGCGACGTCTTACAGCACCAACGATCTGCCAATGATCCCGTTCTACATCTACTACTCCATGTTCGGTTTCCAGCGTATCGGCGACCTGTGCTGGGCAGCGGGTGACCAGCAGGCGCGTGGCTTCCTGATCGGCGGGACTTCTGGTCGTACTACCCTGAACGGTGAAGGTCTGCAACACGAAGATGGTCACAGCCATATTCAGTCTCTGACTATCCCTAACTGTATTTCTTACGACCCGTCTTACGCTTACGAAGTCGCTGTCATCATGCATGACGGTCTGGTGCGTATGTACGGTGAAGCGCAGGAAAACATTTATTACTACATCACTACGCTGAACGAAAACTACCACATGCCAGCCATGCCGGAAGGCGCGGAAGAAGGCATCCGTAAGGGTATCTACAAGCTGGATACGCTGGAAGGCAGCAAAGGTAAAGTGCAGCTTCTGGGCTCCGGTTCTATTCTGCGTCACGTACGTGAAGCGGCTGAGATCCTGTCCAAAGACTACGGTGTGGGTTCTGACGTTTATAGCGTTACTTCCTTCACTGAACTGGCCCGTGACGGTCAGGACTGTGAGCGCTGGAACATGCTGCACCCGACTGAAACCCCACGCGTTCCGTACATCGCCCAGGTGATGAGCGACGCGCCAGCAGTTGCGTCCACCGACTATATGAAACTGTTTGCTGAACAGGTTCGTACTTACGTTCCGGCCAGCGATTATCGCGTACTGGGTACTGACGGCTTCGGTCGTTCAGACAGCCGCGAAAACCTGCGTCACCACTTCGAAGTGGATGCGTCCTACGTTGTGGTTGCTGCGCTGGGTGAATTGGCTAAACGCGGTGAAATCGAAACGTCTGTAGTGGCTGAAGCCATTAAGAAATTCGATATCAACCCAGAAAAAGTTAACCCGCGTCTGGCATAA
- the aceF gene encoding pyruvate dehydrogenase complex dihydrolipoyllysine-residue acetyltransferase, with the protein MAIEINVPDIGADAVEVTEIMVKVGDKVEVEQSLITVEGDKASMEVPSPQAGVVKEIKVAVGDTVETGKLIMIFEAADGAADAAPAKQEAKAEANVQESAAAAPASSESKEVNVPDIGGDEVEVTEIMVKVGDTVTAEQSLITVEGDKASMEVPAPFAGKVKEIKIAAGDKVSTGSLIMVFEVAGSGAAAPAAASETQSDAAPAAPAQSGSKEVNVPDIGGDEVEVTEIMVKVGDKISAEQSLITVEGDKASMEVPAPFAGTVKEIKIAAGDKVSTGSLIMVFEVEGAAPAAPAAKKEEAAAPAKQEQKAAAPAAAKAESKGEFAENDAYVHATPVIRRLAREFGVNLAKVKGTGRKGRILREDVQTYVKDAVKRAEAAPAAATGGGLPGMLPWPKVDFSKFGEIEEVELGRIQKISGANLSRNWVMIPHVTHFDKTDITELEAFRKQQNDEAAKRKLDVKFTPVVFIMKAVAAALEQMPRFNSSLSEDGQKLTLKKYINIGVAVDTPNGLVVPVFKDVNKKGIAELSRELMAISKKARDGKLTAGEMQGGCFTISSLGGIGTTHFAPIVNAPEVAILGVSKSAIEPVWNGKEFTPRLMMPMSLSFDHRVIDGADGARFITIINNVLSDIRRLVM; encoded by the coding sequence ATGGCTATTGAAATTAACGTACCGGACATCGGTGCAGATGCAGTGGAAGTCACCGAAATTATGGTGAAGGTGGGCGATAAGGTTGAAGTTGAACAATCGCTGATCACCGTTGAAGGCGACAAAGCTTCTATGGAAGTGCCTTCTCCACAAGCTGGCGTGGTCAAAGAAATTAAAGTTGCGGTCGGCGATACCGTCGAAACCGGCAAACTGATCATGATCTTTGAAGCCGCTGACGGTGCTGCTGATGCAGCACCTGCGAAACAGGAAGCCAAAGCAGAAGCTAATGTTCAAGAGAGCGCTGCTGCTGCCCCTGCTTCCAGCGAAAGCAAAGAAGTGAACGTACCAGACATCGGTGGCGACGAAGTTGAAGTCACTGAAATCATGGTTAAAGTAGGCGACACCGTGACAGCTGAACAATCGCTGATCACCGTAGAAGGCGACAAAGCCTCTATGGAAGTCCCTGCGCCGTTCGCGGGTAAAGTGAAAGAAATCAAAATCGCTGCGGGCGACAAAGTCAGCACCGGTTCTCTGATCATGGTCTTCGAAGTGGCAGGTTCTGGTGCAGCCGCACCAGCCGCAGCATCAGAAACCCAATCAGACGCGGCACCTGCTGCACCGGCTCAGTCCGGCAGCAAAGAAGTGAACGTGCCTGATATCGGTGGCGACGAAGTTGAAGTCACTGAAATCATGGTTAAAGTTGGCGACAAAATCAGTGCAGAACAGTCACTGATCACCGTTGAAGGCGACAAAGCCTCAATGGAAGTCCCGGCACCGTTCGCGGGTACCGTAAAAGAAATCAAAATCGCTGCGGGCGACAAAGTCAGCACCGGCTCTCTGATCATGGTCTTCGAAGTAGAAGGCGCTGCGCCTGCTGCTCCGGCGGCTAAGAAAGAAGAAGCGGCTGCTCCTGCGAAACAGGAACAGAAAGCGGCGGCTCCGGCTGCAGCTAAAGCTGAAAGCAAAGGCGAATTCGCTGAGAACGACGCTTACGTTCACGCCACGCCGGTTATCCGTCGTCTGGCCCGTGAGTTCGGCGTTAACCTGGCGAAAGTGAAAGGGACTGGCCGTAAAGGTCGTATCCTGCGCGAAGACGTTCAGACTTATGTGAAAGATGCGGTCAAACGTGCTGAAGCCGCGCCGGCAGCAGCAACGGGTGGCGGTCTGCCAGGCATGCTGCCTTGGCCGAAAGTTGACTTCAGCAAGTTCGGTGAGATTGAAGAAGTCGAACTGGGCCGTATCCAGAAAATTTCTGGTGCGAACCTGAGCCGTAACTGGGTGATGATCCCGCACGTTACGCACTTCGACAAAACCGATATCACTGAGCTGGAAGCGTTCCGTAAACAGCAGAACGATGAAGCCGCTAAACGCAAACTGGACGTGAAATTCACTCCAGTGGTCTTCATCATGAAAGCCGTTGCCGCTGCCCTTGAGCAGATGCCACGCTTCAACAGTTCCCTGTCCGAAGATGGTCAGAAACTGACGCTGAAAAAATACATCAACATCGGTGTGGCGGTTGATACGCCAAACGGTCTGGTTGTTCCGGTCTTCAAAGACGTGAACAAGAAAGGCATCGCCGAGTTGTCCCGTGAGCTGATGGCTATCTCCAAGAAAGCCCGTGACGGTAAGCTGACTGCTGGCGAAATGCAGGGCGGTTGCTTCACTATCTCCAGCCTCGGTGGTATCGGGACGACCCACTTCGCGCCAATCGTCAACGCGCCGGAAGTGGCTATCCTCGGTGTTTCCAAGTCTGCTATCGAGCCAGTCTGGAACGGTAAAGAGTTCACACCGCGTCTGATGATGCCAATGTCGCTCTCCTTCGACCACCGTGTTATTGACGGTGCCGATGGTGCGCGCTTCATCACCATCATCAACAACGTGTTGTCTGACATTCGCCGTCTGGTGATGTAA
- the lpdA gene encoding dihydrolipoyl dehydrogenase — MSTEIKTQVVVLGAGPAGYSAAFRCADLGLETVLVERYSTLGGVCLNVGCIPSKALLHVAKVISEAKALAEHGIVFGEPKTDIDKVRVWKEKVINQLTGGLAGMAKGRKVKVVNGLGKFTGANTLVVEGENGPTTITFDNAIIAAGSRPIKLPFIPHDDPRVWDSTDALELKTVPERLLVMGGGIIGLEMGTVYHALGSQIDVVEMFDQVIPAADKDVVKVFTKKISKQFNLMLETKVTAVEAKEDGIYVTMEGKKAPAEPQRYDAVLVAIGRVPNGKLLEAGAAGIEVDDRGFIHVDKQMRTNVPHIFAIGDIVGQPMLAHKGVHEGHVAAEVISGKKHYFDPKVIPSIAYTEPEVAWVGLTEKEAKEKGISYETATFPWAASGRAIASDCADGMTKLIFDKESHRVIGGAIVGTNGGELLGEIGLAIEMGCDAEDIALTIHAHPTLHESVGLAAEIYEGSITDLPNPKAKKK; from the coding sequence ATGAGTACTGAAATTAAAACTCAGGTCGTGGTACTTGGGGCTGGCCCTGCGGGCTATTCTGCTGCTTTCCGTTGCGCTGATTTAGGTCTTGAAACCGTACTGGTTGAGCGTTATTCCACTCTCGGTGGCGTGTGCCTGAACGTAGGTTGTATCCCTTCAAAAGCTCTGCTGCACGTCGCGAAAGTGATCTCTGAAGCAAAAGCACTGGCAGAACACGGTATTGTTTTCGGTGAGCCGAAAACTGACATCGACAAAGTGCGTGTCTGGAAAGAAAAAGTCATCAACCAGCTGACCGGTGGTCTGGCAGGTATGGCGAAAGGCCGTAAAGTCAAAGTCGTGAACGGCTTGGGCAAATTTACTGGCGCAAATACTCTGGTTGTTGAAGGCGAAAACGGTCCTACGACCATCACTTTCGACAATGCCATCATTGCGGCGGGTTCCCGTCCAATCAAACTGCCATTCATTCCACATGATGACCCGCGTGTATGGGATTCTACCGATGCGCTGGAACTGAAAACCGTCCCTGAGCGTCTGCTCGTGATGGGTGGCGGCATCATCGGTCTGGAAATGGGCACCGTTTACCACGCGCTGGGTTCGCAGATTGACGTGGTAGAAATGTTCGATCAGGTGATTCCTGCGGCTGATAAAGACGTGGTGAAAGTCTTCACCAAGAAAATCAGCAAGCAATTCAACCTGATGCTGGAAACCAAAGTGACCGCGGTAGAAGCCAAAGAAGACGGCATCTACGTTACAATGGAAGGCAAGAAAGCCCCTGCAGAACCACAGCGTTACGACGCCGTGCTGGTGGCTATCGGCCGTGTTCCTAACGGTAAACTGCTGGAAGCGGGCGCCGCAGGCATTGAAGTTGACGACCGTGGCTTCATTCACGTCGACAAACAAATGCGCACCAACGTGCCACACATCTTTGCCATCGGCGACATCGTCGGTCAGCCAATGCTGGCGCACAAAGGTGTTCACGAAGGCCACGTGGCTGCCGAAGTTATCTCTGGCAAGAAACACTACTTCGATCCGAAAGTCATTCCATCCATTGCCTACACTGAGCCAGAAGTTGCCTGGGTTGGTCTGACTGAGAAAGAAGCGAAAGAAAAAGGCATCAGCTACGAAACCGCCACCTTCCCGTGGGCCGCTTCAGGCCGTGCTATCGCTTCCGACTGTGCAGACGGTATGACCAAACTGATCTTCGACAAAGAATCTCACCGTGTTATCGGTGGTGCGATTGTCGGTACCAACGGCGGCGAGCTGCTGGGTGAAATCGGTCTGGCAATCGAAATGGGTTGTGATGCAGAAGATATCGCGCTGACCATCCATGCTCACCCGACTCTGCATGAGTCCGTGGGTCTGGCAGCAGAAATCTACGAAGGCAGCATTACCGACCTGCCAAACCCGAAAGCGAAGAAAAAATAA
- a CDS encoding ROK family transcriptional regulator, with product MNVKPDHLELRPTQRLLLELIRRHAPVTRAELARYSNLTAGAITQQCRELLFSGLVIEGERNMGQRGQPSLPLRLNPGGACAVGLAFSPGFIDMTLVDLSGRKLFSISEPHQENQPLATTLKQIKNLVEQTLKKRQLQHARILGMGYAVPGFLKPDGKKRHCVAWLSSWRDVDLQQAFEDNLPWPTWVENNANASAIGELYSGTWNSYRDITFIDLGYGIGAGIIADGKLLRGGFLNAGEAGMAFPGDKPRPSYKDLVATLTQAGLSEAQLPALTAEQHPLLESWFSRCCDQVEQSIMGCLQWLDPQLIILGGAMPKTITERLAEVLTLRLDARLDPDRPKVRLVNSPMGAESASWGAAMIPLYQVINQA from the coding sequence ATGAATGTAAAACCTGACCATCTGGAACTGCGTCCTACCCAACGTTTGCTGCTGGAGCTGATTCGTCGCCATGCACCGGTAACACGCGCCGAACTGGCGCGCTATTCAAACCTCACCGCGGGGGCAATCACCCAACAATGCCGGGAGCTTTTATTTTCGGGTCTGGTTATCGAAGGCGAACGCAATATGGGACAGCGCGGACAACCGTCGCTGCCCCTGCGGCTTAATCCTGGCGGCGCGTGTGCGGTCGGGCTGGCTTTCAGCCCTGGCTTTATCGACATGACGCTGGTCGATCTCAGTGGCCGCAAACTGTTCAGTATTTCTGAGCCTCATCAGGAAAATCAGCCACTCGCCACCACACTAAAACAGATTAAAAATCTGGTGGAGCAGACGTTAAAAAAACGCCAGCTTCAACATGCGCGCATCCTCGGCATGGGTTATGCCGTGCCGGGTTTTCTAAAGCCCGATGGCAAAAAGCGCCACTGTGTGGCCTGGCTTTCAAGCTGGCGCGATGTCGACCTGCAACAGGCGTTTGAGGACAATTTGCCGTGGCCGACATGGGTTGAAAACAACGCCAATGCCTCGGCGATTGGCGAGCTGTATTCAGGTACGTGGAATTCCTATCGTGACATAACGTTTATCGATCTTGGTTACGGGATTGGTGCCGGGATTATCGCCGATGGCAAACTCCTGCGCGGCGGGTTTTTGAATGCCGGTGAAGCCGGTATGGCATTTCCCGGTGATAAACCGCGTCCATCCTATAAAGACCTGGTCGCGACGCTCACTCAGGCAGGGCTAAGCGAAGCGCAACTACCGGCACTCACCGCAGAACAGCACCCCTTGCTGGAATCCTGGTTTTCACGCTGTTGCGATCAGGTCGAGCAGAGCATCATGGGATGTCTGCAATGGCTGGATCCACAATTGATTATTTTAGGTGGGGCCATGCCGAAAACCATCACCGAAAGGCTGGCAGAGGTTTTAACGCTAAGACTTGATGCCAGGCTTGATCCAGACCGCCCGAAAGTGCGGCTGGTGAACTCCCCGATGGGTGCCGAAAGCGCCTCGTGGGGCGCGGCGATGATCCCGTTGTATCAGGTGATTAATCAGGCATAA